From the genome of Trichosurus vulpecula isolate mTriVul1 chromosome 6, mTriVul1.pri, whole genome shotgun sequence:
CCAGTGGCAACTTTACCCCCGTAACTCAGTTCATCTTAGTGGGCTTCTCAGAGTATGCAGACCTGCAGACGCtgtttttcttcatcttcctGCTGATCTATGCCATGACACTGATGGGCAACATGGGCATGATGGCCCTGATCTACATTGACCCCCGTCTTCATAgtcccatgtacttcttcctcagCATCCTCTCTTTCCTTGACATTTGCTACTCTTCTGTGGTCACACCCAAACTCTTGGTCAACTTTTTAGCCACTGATAAATCCATTTCATTCACCGGTTGTGTGATCCAGCTGGCCTTCTTTGTGATACATGTGACAACTGAAAGCTTCCTTCTGGCTTCCATGGCCTATGACCGCTTCATGGCTATCTGCCAGCCCCTCCATTATTCTTCTGTCATGACCAAAGTGACCTGCCTCCAGCTGGTGGCTGCTTCCTATGGGTTTGGTGGGGCCAATTCCATCATCCAGACTGGGAATGTTTTTGTCTTGCCCTTTTGTGGACCCAATGAAGTCACCCACTACTTCTGTGACATCCCACCACTACTCCGCCTAGCATGTGCTAACACTGTCACAGCAGGCAACGTCCTCTATATTTTCTCTGCCTTGGTCACTCTTCTGCCTGCAGCAATCATTGTCATTTCCTATAGCCTGGTCCTGGTGGCCATCGGGCGTATGCGCTCAGCAGCTGGAAGGGAAAAGGCACTCTCTACATGTGCCTCCCATTTCCTGGCCATTGCCATTTTCTATGGCACTGTGGTCTTCACATATGTCCAGCCCCACGGAAATGACGGTGGCACAGATGGCCAGATAGTCTCAGTCTTCTATACCATCATCATCCCCATGCTTAACCCTTTCATTTACAGCCTCCGCAATAAAGAGGTAAAGGATGCCCTTCGTAGGAGGCTCCAGGCAAATGTTTTCCCCCACTAAGACTTGTTGGATTGTGGAAGGAATAGGGGAAGTGTGGTACCTTCTAAAGTCCATCACTGATTCACCCCAGTCCTCAAACACAACTAATAAGGTGGATGGTAGAAGAGAGTACAAATGGGCAAGGATGTTGAGTGGAAACTCTCCGAAGTAACTGTAAAGAGTAAATAGTAATTACTGAGATGCCAACTGAAGACAGACTGGATAAATGCCCTACTTCTCTCCTTTCAACCCTCCTAGACCTATCTGTGACCAGGAAAGAGAATCTCACCTAATGGAGTGAATTGCAGAAGAGGGTATAGATGGAAAAGGATGTTGGGTGGAAATTCTACCTGCTCAGAAGGAACTGCAAACAGTAAACAGTAATTACTGAGGACAGATTGGACAAATGTCCCACTTCTCTCCTTTCAACTCTCCTAGAACTATCTGTGACCAGGAGAGAGAACCTGACCTAATGGGGTAAATGGCAGAAAAGGATACAGATGGGAAAAGATGTAGAATGGAAACTCTACCTGCTTGGGAGCTACCACAAATGGCAAACAGCAATTACTGAGGACAGGGTGGACAAAtgtcccccttctttcctttcaacCCTCCAGACCCATCTGTGACCAGGATAGAAAAAGATTATTGTCTgcacttcaatataattggttccctttATCATCCTATATATTTgatattatgcatttaaaaatattattctgggcTTTTTGCGTTTGCACTCGGTGCCACAGCCTCCGACATGCAGAACGACACCGGAGAGTTCATGGATCTGTACGTACCGTGGAAATGCTCTGAGAGCAACAGGATCATCGGAGCCAAGGACCACACGTCCATCCAGATGAACGTGGCCGAGGTTGACAAGGTTACGGCAGATTCAATGGCCAGTTTAAAACCTATGCAATTTGTGGAGCAATTCGTAGAATGGGGGAATCTGATGACTCTATTCTCCGACTGGCAAAAAATGATGGTATTGTTTCAGAGAACTTCTAATTGAAGAAATCTTGTGAAAAATGTCTTAAatcagaaaaacagcaaaaaaataaaaaaaataaaaatattattctgagaagctgTCCAGAGGCTTCACCGGACTGACTACAAAATGGGTTcattatacaaaaatattaagcaTCCTTGTCTTTGAGCTTAGTATAATGTCTAGTCTATAATATATAGATACAATAAGTTCTTGTTGAACGAAAGCTATGCAAACTCACGAAGCACCAGTTGTGAGTGGTAGCAAAAACTAGGGATTAAGGATTTCTCTCACCTTGACTGAGAAATCAggtaagatcacagatttaaagttggaaggaaccatagAAATTATATAGtctaacctttttattttatagatttgtaAATTGAGGCATGAAGTGAAGTGACAATGGTAGGAAGAAGCAGAGTTCAGACTGAAATCTAAGTCCTCAGCCTTCACATTTCTGTGCTTCCTGTATTTTTTGGCCTGCTTTGTTTGGATTGCTTTGAATATCTATGATTATAAAGCTTTAACACGAAGCTCCAACTcaagaaagttaaaaacaaacCACTCTGTGCCATGGCTAGATGACCTCACAGTCTTGAGCTGCCCTTCTTGGctcaaggcctttcctgattgaTTATAATGACGAACaatacctccctcctccctgcagaGAGGTGAGTGACAATCGATGTAGAATACTCCATGCATTCTTAGACACTCTCTATGTTGATGGGTCTTGCTTGTCTGGTGTGCTTTATTGTGATTCCTGTTGAGTCActtcagtcgtgtccagctctttgtgatcctatttagggttttcttggcaaagatcctagagtggtttgctatttccttcttgagctaattttacagatgaagaaattgaagcaagcCAGGTTAagggactagcccagggtcacgcagctaggaagtatctgaagctggattttaactcaggtgttcctgactccaagccctggcACTCTCTACACCACACCAACTATCGAGAAAATAActgtggtataaaaacaaaaggtatcaatacaTCTTTAAAACTAAATACAATAAAAGTGCTTCCTTGTAGCTGGGCGGAATATGAAAAGGAAGCTTCCACGTAccttccagtgcttagcacagtcagtgcctggcacgtaataagcgcttaataaatatttgactgaCTGATACGCCTGCTGAGTTGTAGATTGAACTTTGGTGAAAAGTCAACTTAGTCAGCCTAAAAGGTTTAagacacagatgaaatcatactgtgtccctcttttcccttttcctccaacATTTTGTACACAGGTTAGAATAAATCTTAAGAGAGAAAACTCAGGGCAATAGAAAGGGCACCAAATCTAAAGTTGGGGAACCTAGGTGTGATTCCCACTTCTGCTTTTTCCCTGTGGTCGGTCTGACCTTCAGCCAATCAGTCAGCtcctctggatttcagtttcctcaggtataaggtgggggtgggagggagagccTATTTGAAAGAAGGCAACCAGGATAGTGAAGAGACAGGAGATCTTGGTATGGTAGGCtttctttaagcagaggctagaaAAATACCAGTTGGCAATACTGTAGCTAGGATTCTTGATTGAGGGAGTTGAGAGCCAAACTTTGCAGGTGTAGCATGTATTATACATAAAGGCAGCCCCTCCAGCTTATATGGCCTTGTAGCTAGCAATTTGGTTATATAGACATATACCTTTGAAGTAAGAAGCCGGGACAAGGAGGTCTTTCACAGTTCAAGAATGTGATAGACAggcaaaagtgtgtgtgtgtgtgtgtgtgtgtgtgtgagagagagagagagagagagagagagagagagagagagacagacagacagacagacagagacagagagatgagataTGAGAGATTGAGAGATAgtggtagtggatagagagttggcagACTTGTTGGCATGTTGGCTAGTTTTGCagaaatttttcattattttactcTTCTTGCTTTTTATTACAATGTATAGTTTATTGTGTAGcgagggtttggggaaaaaattcaaaaataaaggTGATATCACATAAaggatagcaataaaaataaaaatttaaaaatatgtgacACTCTGTCCTGCCTGTCtgcctgtgtgtctgtgttcAAGTTTATGGCTTTGTAAATCCAGGGTGATCAGCTGCTCTGCACCAATTAAGTCCTATCTGTCCCAACCCCCTCCCATTGGGACACACCCAGAGTAATCTCCAAAAGTTAAACACAAGTCAACAAAAGCCAGGCAGCCCTTTCCCAAACAGGAATTGTGTTTGAGGGTGTTTTACAGCCATGGTGAGAAGGCATACTGACTCAACCTCTCCACAGATCTGCAGGAAAAGTGATTTGGTATTCAGGTTAGGGGTGAGCTGGAGCTCACTCTGACCCAACAGGAAATTGACCTAGATACCCCAGACTGACAGCTCACTGACCCATCAGGGAGCTGACCTAGATGACCAGGTCTCTGGCACCTTGCCCTGAGTGACAAAAGCTGAAAGAGGCGATTAGAGTGTTCTAAGCACCAATTCTCACTTCAAGGCCTGCTGCTCTCATCAAAGGAGGTCACTCTGAGCCAGAGCAGGAGCTGACCAATGGCCAAAAACTTCCTTTCTgatgttatatatatatgataccaCTCTGGCTCACATTGCCTGTCAGTATTCCCTAAGAGGTAGCTAAACCTTTGACATTGTTGGGGAGTGGCTGCAATTCCCCCACGTTGGCATGTACTAGGAGAAAAAGAGATATCTGATAATTATAGTAAGAAGTGATGATAAGAGACATTTGATAGACTGCTGGTCTCGGGGAGCAAGGAAGTGATGGgtacaaattctgcctctgacacataccagctgagaccctgggtgagtcagTTCACCCTCAATGCCCCGGACAGTTAATTCTTtaagattgtaaattgcagagaGGGCTGGAACTTGTAAAAGGAGTCTCCTCATCTCAGAGTCCCTTATATCAATGAAAGCACAAGGCCAGCCTCTATCCCTGATGGATATTCATAATCAATAACTGCCCTTGGGTTTATTTTAGGCTCAGGTCTCTTCCCAGTCAGTCGACCCTTCGCTCTACAGGGTTTGGGAGCATTTAGGTAAATGGCTTCTGATTGAAGCAGAGGACCTAGGCAGGATGCCACTCTGAATAAAGCTGCCTCTCTTTAGAAGCCTTCTTTATTTCCAAACTAGGATGCCCTCTAAATGGTTGCCAGGGAGTGAGATGACGTTGCTgtgcagaagagaagagaagatgcacAAGATGCGTACATGCCCTGAGATGGAGTCTCATGTTCTCAGCTACTTCTATGGGAAATGATAATGCAGACCCCAAAGTCACACCTGAAAGAAAAGTCTGCATTGGCATCCACTTCTGAAGTGTGTGccaaggtttataaagcattttgcatgcATTTTCTCGTTTAAGTCTCCCAACAAACCTATGAGGCTGGGTCCTATAATTATCCCTatcttacggatgaggaaactgaggatcagagcaattaagtgacttgtccaggatcacatagctagtgaatgtctgaggatCAATTTGAGTCCAGGCCTTCTTCAATCCAGATCCAGTTCTCTGTTCACTCTACTGCTTCTCATTAGCTGACCCcactagaacataagcttctcTATGGCACAGTAAAAATAAatctacatgaaatgatgcagagtgaaagaagtagagacaagaaaaaatatacatagtaactccaacaatggaaatggaaaagccTCCAGAATGCTCTGTttctcaactaaaaaaaaatcatagattacTGGTTCAAAAATAGTGCAATCGATTTCGTTAAAAATGGCAGTGCTAACAAAACCCCCTGTTGCAGTTCCTGAGAAGCCAGTCCCTGCCTAAGCTGTTTGTCCTTTGCACTGAGAATCTGAAGTTCTGAAGACGAGTCAGAAGATCACAGAGTGGCAGGGAGGATGGCTGGCGAGGGAAATGAAGGCATTCATCTAGCAGACATCCCACTGTGAATGCTGAACAGCTTAAGGACCATCACAAAAGGAAGGCAGCTGGGTACGGTGGAAGCGGTGctaaattggaaatcaaaagagcTGAGTTGGGACCCAGGCTCGGTCATGCACTGATTATACTACTTGTGCGACCTTGGCTAAGGCTCCTCTCCTTtctggcctcatctgtaaaatcaagggggttcaggggcagctaggtggcgcagtgagtagagcaccggccctggagtcaggaggacctaagttcaaatgaggcctcagatacttgacacatgtactagctgtgtgaccttgggcaagtcacttaaccccagttgccctgcccaaaaaaaaaatttttttttttaaaaatcaaggggGTTCaaacttcaatcaatcaacaagtatcaTTTTTTAAGTGCTTGCTACCTGCCAGGCACTAGAGCTatcaagacaaaaataaaaacaattctgccTTCGGGGAGTTTACATTTCAACCAGAGTGATAACATGTACATGTAAGAGTACAtactgaataaatacaaaatctttcAATTCAAGGCCATTAGGGAGGGAggctaggacagctaggtggttcaggggAGTCACCAGATTTGGAGTTAGggagactcagcttcctgagttcaaatctggcctcagacgcttactagctatgtgaccctgggcaagtcacttcagcctgtttggctcagtttcctcacctgtcaaatgatctagagaaggaaatggcaaaccactccaggatcttggccaagaaaacaccaaatagaatcacaaagagtcagacatgactgaacaacaacaacaaaagagaggagGGACAAAAGCAACTCAGAAGAACAGAAAATGCCTCATGTAGAAAGTAGTGCTTGAGCtatgtcttaaaggaagaaaaggattctgtgaggtagaggtgaggaagtgCGCTCTAAGCAGGGCAGACAGATGGAATGTTGCGTGTATCAGAggaaaggctagtttggctgTACCATAAagtgaaggaaggggaagaacatATAATGAGCCTTAAAGGTAGGTTGGGGTCAAGGTgtggaggattttaaaagtcaaactagGAGCATGTATTTCATCTCTGTAGCAATAGGGAACCCCTTTCccgatgtcatggttctcttcaagaacaaaggacaaacccaAAGTTTATCAAGCAGGTGAGGAATATGATCAGATCTACTCTTGAGAAAATCACTGTGGCAGTTGTGTGGAAGAAGATGGATAGATAGCTGAGAAAAGGAAAGCTCCCCTAGTCTCGAGGTCTCAGATGAACAACTgactcattaaaaaaacaaaccgtCACAGGATGACTGCCAGGATGATGTCAGAGGATGCCTGGGCCGCCATTTTTGACTCCTTAAGGTGTCTGTTGTATAGATGAATggcttatttaattaaaattgctGTTTATAAAAAAATTCTTCAGTAGTGCTTCATCTTCAGAATGAAGAAGTATTGTTCTAAGGACAACTGGAAGCAGCATAGTGAAAAAGGAAGAGGTCAACAAGCactcagatgagaaaaccgagaaGTTGGCAGTAAATGAACAACTGGGCGCTTTCCAATTCAAAAATTCAAGTCACTTATGAAGTACCTGGCTGGCTCTCTTGATCACCCCACCCACTCTGAGCAGGTGACCTGGCCACCTTTGTAACTGAGGAGAGCCAACGTGAGCTCTTCGGTTCCACCTCAATATTTCTCAACGTCTTTCCCACCCACCTAAGTGAAATGCAGTTGGTAGAATATCTCATGTGTGCCTTTAGAGCAGGggcagtttctttatctttatatccccaggcctagctaggcccttaataaatgctggttgatagACTGGAGGTCAAATTGAATGGGCTAAGATGGTACTACCTGATTAGTGAACCATCATAGTACCTACTCTTTCCTTTTGTCCAAGCAAGGATAAATTATAAAAGCgtaaagttgcctagagcatcaGTGGCCATCACTTTtaagatgttttatttcattgttcTCAGGGAATATACCTGGCTGgtgactaaaattttaaaaactcaaagcATAAAAATAATACGGAAGGTGAGGAGGAATATGTATACTAACGATCTTCATCCCAATGGGGATCTCCAATCTCTCCATCCCTCATTACCttcccaatcaatcaataaacacttattaagcatttactatgtatcaAGCAAGCACTtgccaggtgctagggatacaaaaataaaaaattccgaCTCTCAAGTTCCTAGTCCATAGGGTGAGATGCATACAGAGAAttatagaatagaaaaaatatatacggTGTAATtagggagggaggacactagcagttgggggtgCAGCTGGGTCTCAGGAAAGGCTTTACAAAGAGAGGGAttctctgaggcagaggtgaaaagggGGTGCACTCCAAGGATGGGGAAACACCAGAAAGACATGGAGAAATGAGATAAAGTGTTATATAGGAGaaacaacagaaggaaggccactTTTATTAGATTGTAGAATACGGGAAGGGGAgtgtataagaagagaagataggttaggaccaggttgtgaaggtaTTAAAAGATAGAGGAGCTAATATTTAATCTTAGAGCAAtaaggagccattagagtttatgaGGAGCCCGCAATTGACACGGTCAGATCTTTGCTTAACGAAAAGGGGCCCAGGAAGAACAATTAGGAAgacagtcattcaacaaacatttattaagggcctgttatgtgccaggcactgtgcttagctctggggaaaagaagaaaggcagggaaagaagaggaggaggagaagtccAGGCATGGgcgacagccagagaaaatgaacagagaagggaaatagaaGATCTTGGGGCTCCTTGTTCTTCTCTGCATTTAAACCacccctcagtctcctttgccaaCTACTCTCCATATCCAGCTAACTGCGAGTATTCCCCAAGGCTCCGTCCTGggcctccctctttctttccctcagctcccatggttttTAATGTCTAACTATTAATGTCTTTATGCAGGTGACTCACAGATCTATTTTTCCAACCCATCTCTCCCCACAGCTTCAGTCTTTATCACCGAtcaccttttatttatttcaaactggatgtcccctGGGCATCTCAAAGTCGACgtgtccaaaaataaaaattccttcagTCTTTCCTTCCAAACCTCCAAATCTCCCACTTCCACTGAAGGTACCACCACTGTCCCAGGTTTATAATCTAGTTATCTTCCTGTTCCCCTCTTTGTCTTTCATTTCCCATCAATCCTTTCTTATTATTGAATATCCCACTACCAGATAAAAGAAATGAGCATGCTAATTCTGTTTTGTGTTTGACGTCAGCTGCATTGGTAGAGATTGGAGGGTTGGGCAgtatggagaaaggagaagacaTGTCCAGGTCCTAGCATGAGGCAGCAGTGGGTCAGTGAAGCAGTGCAATAAAGATTTCTTTACTCGAACACCCCAAGTCTGAGGTCATCCTGTGACAGTTTTTGTTCATCAGCCAACTTGAGGTGATAAAAAGAAGTAATGCATAGAGCATGATTAATAACCAGAAGCAAGGGAAGGATAGGTACTATGATGGTTCACTAATAGGATAGTACCATCTTGGCCCATTGAATATGACCTCCAATCAGTCAAAAGATATCAGTGAACCAAGAgcctggaggaagaggagagaggctaGCTATGTGCTCTCTTGGATTCCTTTATCCCACTCCCCTTATTTGTTACTAGAGGTGAGGCTCGCTTACTACATTATTTATATAGTGTATTCTTATACGTGTACATACTTTCTCctggatagaatgtaagcttaagAACCGGACCTATTCtgtatttgtctttgtatgcccagtgtctGGTACACTTcctgacacgtagtaggcacttaactgccttttgattgattgaagggATTGGGGATGACTagtcagaaggaaagaaagcttggcatggggggggggagggaagagtgggaaGCATTGGCCGTGAGAGCCGTCTTCAAGGGTCTGAAGGGCACTTATGAAAGAAGGACTAGACGTGTTCTGTTCTGCTCAGTCCCAGAACACGGAACGGGAAGCGATGGGTAGGAGTTATAAAGAAGCCTCTTTAGGTCTGGCTACAGAAAACTTCCCAATACAGTTACTCTaaaatagaatgggctgtctAATGAGGTTTTCAAGCCAAAGTTAGACGGACGACGGTTTGGCTTAGACTTGGTGGCCCCGAGGCCCCTTCCCACTCAGGTTCTATGATTAGATTAGCTCCAAAGAAGATGAGGGGAGGAATGGAAATCAGCACAAACCTCCTGAAGGAAGTGAGGTTGGAACTGGATCTTGAAggacagatacatacacacacacacacacacacacacacacacacacacacacacacacgtattcaAATGGTGGAAATGATTGAATGGGCCATGTGCACATTTGGGGCATTTTCAGGCACAGAGAATAATGTGGGCAAAGGCAGGGAAAAGCTGGGTACATACAAGATGGCAAGTATTCTAAAGGGCCTAAAATTTAGCATGTGA
Proteins encoded in this window:
- the LOC118855164 gene encoding olfactory receptor 1052-like, whose protein sequence is MTPGEIALASGNFTPVTQFILVGFSEYADLQTLFFFIFLLIYAMTLMGNMGMMALIYIDPRLHSPMYFFLSILSFLDICYSSVVTPKLLVNFLATDKSISFTGCVIQLAFFVIHVTTESFLLASMAYDRFMAICQPLHYSSVMTKVTCLQLVAASYGFGGANSIIQTGNVFVLPFCGPNEVTHYFCDIPPLLRLACANTVTAGNVLYIFSALVTLLPAAIIVISYSLVLVAIGRMRSAAGREKALSTCASHFLAIAIFYGTVVFTYVQPHGNDGGTDGQIVSVFYTIIIPMLNPFIYSLRNKEVKDALRRRLQANVFPH